The proteins below come from a single Ptychodera flava strain L36383 chromosome 6, AS_Pfla_20210202, whole genome shotgun sequence genomic window:
- the LOC139134556 gene encoding ras-related protein Rab-7L1-like, producing the protein MTERLFKVLIIGDATVGKTSFVQRYVNDSYRREYKTTIGVDFALKVIQISDSETVRLQLWDIAGQERFSSMTRVYYKDAAACVIMFDITGKKTFQNITKWKRDLDSKVSLPDGQPVPCLLIANKSDLPDRPVSEDEIEQLAKDSDFIGWTEMSVKDGTNVQEAMKFLLDEILASNRMNANSLDERGETGGHIKVKNDQDKIEVKSCSC; encoded by the exons ATGACGGAAAGACTGTTTAAAGTTTTGATTATTGGGGATGCAACAGTAGGAAAGACGTCGTTTGTGCAGCGCTATGTAAACGATTCTTACAGACGTGAGTACAAGACAACCATTGGAG tggATTTTGCTCTGAAAGTGATCCAGATATCAGATAGTGAAACTGTCAGATTACAGTTATGGGATATTGCAG GACAGGAAAGGTTTTCATCAATGACCAGGGTATATTACAAAGATGCAGCAGCATGTGTCATCATGTTTGATATTACAGGcaagaaaacatttcaaaatatcacaaaatggaAACGTGATTTAGACTCTAAAGTGAGTCTTCCAGATGGCCAACCAGTACCATGTCTGCTGATAGCAAATAAG tcTGATCTACCAGACAGGCCTGTTTCAGAAGATGAAATAGAGCAACTGGCAAAAGACAGTGATTTTATAGGATGGACTGAAATGTCTGTAAAAGATGGTACAAATGTACAAGAAGCAATGAA GTTTCTGCTAGATGAAATCCTTGCTTCAAACAGAATGAATGCAAACTCACTTGATGAAAGAGGTGAAACTGGTGGTCACATCAAAGTGAAGAATGATCAAGATAAAATTGAAGTCAAAAGCTGCAGTTGTTGA